The following are from one region of the Geoalkalibacter subterraneus genome:
- a CDS encoding putative ABC transporter permease produces the protein MTADVVNFFFSFSFFSILGWMLEVSYRSVRDKRFVNPGLLKGPYLILYGAGAVMLMAAVSLLQESNWGTKAFAYFIITTGLEFGSGLVAQYFFQIRLWDYSDQRFNYRGHICLKFSLYWILLAFAFEYAVLPPYQSMLVLLSPVFKWIVAGATISIMSMDFLAVAAGRFLRLTPEEKTLMEAEFVNTARPLLDLPEVAKLAQYNHHRGKTRLDHVEEVACLSFRWGKRLSLDTRAIIRGALLHDLFYYDWLHDGPRLHGFRHHTIALENARSITGLTEKEADIIKKHMWPLTVIPPRHMESLVVSLVDTFCSARDYLSMKKQDKPTEAASRCVHPEPGDEKR, from the coding sequence ATGACGGCCGATGTTGTAAACTTCTTCTTTTCTTTCTCCTTTTTTTCCATTCTTGGATGGATGCTGGAGGTCTCCTATCGTTCCGTGCGTGACAAGCGGTTCGTCAATCCCGGCCTCCTGAAGGGGCCGTATCTCATCCTTTACGGTGCCGGCGCAGTGATGCTTATGGCAGCGGTTTCATTGCTGCAGGAATCCAATTGGGGAACCAAGGCCTTCGCTTATTTCATAATCACAACCGGACTCGAATTCGGCTCCGGATTGGTTGCTCAATACTTTTTCCAGATCCGTCTGTGGGACTATTCGGACCAAAGATTTAATTACAGGGGGCACATCTGTCTAAAATTCTCCCTGTACTGGATACTGCTGGCCTTCGCTTTTGAATATGCCGTTTTGCCCCCCTATCAAAGCATGCTCGTCCTGCTTTCACCGGTCTTCAAGTGGATAGTGGCCGGAGCAACGATCTCAATCATGTCGATGGATTTCCTGGCGGTTGCAGCCGGGCGTTTCCTCCGCCTGACGCCGGAAGAGAAAACTCTGATGGAGGCGGAATTCGTCAACACGGCAAGGCCGCTTCTCGATCTGCCGGAGGTTGCAAAACTGGCGCAGTATAACCATCACAGGGGGAAAACCCGATTGGATCATGTGGAGGAGGTGGCCTGCCTGAGCTTTCGCTGGGGAAAAAGACTTTCCCTTGACACCCGGGCGATTATCCGGGGTGCGTTGCTGCACGATCTTTTCTACTATGACTGGCTGCATGACGGACCCAGGCTGCACGGTTTCCGGCACCATACTATCGCTCTTGAGAACGCCCGCAGCATCACCGGTCTTACCGAAAAAGAAGCGGATATTATTAAAAAACACATGTGGCCGCTTACTGTTATACCGCCGCGCCATATGGAATCGCTGGTGGTTTCTCTGGTGGATACCTTTTGCTCTGCAAGGGACTATCTGAGCATGAAGAAACAAGACAAACCCACAGAGGCGGCCTCCCGTTGCGTTCATCCGGAACCGGGAGATGAAAAAAGATGA
- a CDS encoding efflux RND transporter permease subunit, translating into MKLPEISVRRPVTTVMVFAAITLLGCVAFFRLNLDLLPDIEPPAVSVITPYPGASATDVESEVTKYLEDQLSTTPNLDRLESKSKDNIAIVNCIFNWGTDLDVAVNDIREKIDLAKPDLADGAEDPFIFKFSSSMVPVLIMTVTAEESSPDLYRIVDKQIADPLKRVPGVGAVVYIGGQERQINVHFDREAIDAYHISVQQIRNVLAAENLNLPVGTVKIGRNELQIRVAGRYRDAAEIANTVIGSNGDALVRLRDVATVTDAFEEPQEWARSGKLPAIALIIQKQSGTNTVNVIEAIKDRLKTLKTEVPADIEIHGILDNSDHIYAMINSLTEAAVVGGLLVIVVCFLFLRRFRTSLVVSMAIPFSIIVAFIGLFVMDYTINVISMMSLAIAVGMVVDDAIVVLENIVRHVDDGKPPQLAAVEGTSEVGMAVAASTLTIVAVFAPLLLVKGIAGIIFGQLAFMILITILASLFISLTLTPMAASRLLRSRDQRKLNPVFVWSERLLNGIEAGYSHVLGWGLRHRNILLSLIVIVFIGSLALIPLVGTEFFPEVDSGEVEVVLEMAQGTRVEVTAGTTEEMLNAVNAIPEMEASYALAGQTKKGFLTALGFEEGTGIGRIGGRLIDKKERSRHAKEVASELREQVIKLPGVENFSASAVSVIQKAFLGGGRPISIDILGHDIETTDKAAAKIQRIVETTPGAVDVSVSRKRPRPEVRICLDRDKAASLGLNVALVADALRTNYYGFDDTKFREAGDDFDIELRLKKDQRETIREIGETPITTLTGQTIKLRNVASVRETFGPVEIDRKNRTRVTKVQAGVQGRVLGDVVRDVREKMASLDLPPGVSIEWGGEVEEQRKAFRDLTLLLILGIVLVYMVMAGEFEDFVDPFIIMFSVPFAFAGVIWAFVATATPLNLMSFIGVIMLMGIVVKNAIVLVDYTKQLRAGGMTLNEAVVTGGKTRLRPVLMTSLTTIFGMVPLALSRGEGSEIWNALGITVIGGLSVSGLVTLILVPLMYSLVHRGKAK; encoded by the coding sequence ATGAAATTACCGGAGATATCCGTCCGCAGGCCGGTCACGACCGTTATGGTTTTCGCTGCCATTACATTGCTGGGTTGCGTGGCTTTTTTCAGGCTCAACCTCGACTTGTTGCCGGATATTGAACCTCCGGCCGTGAGTGTCATCACACCCTATCCGGGGGCTTCCGCCACGGATGTTGAGTCGGAGGTGACCAAGTACCTGGAAGACCAGCTTTCCACCACACCGAATCTCGACCGGCTGGAGTCAAAGTCCAAAGACAACATCGCCATCGTCAATTGCATATTCAACTGGGGCACCGACCTGGATGTTGCGGTCAACGATATCCGGGAGAAGATCGATCTTGCCAAGCCGGACCTTGCCGATGGAGCGGAAGACCCCTTTATCTTCAAGTTCAGCAGTTCCATGGTGCCGGTGCTCATCATGACGGTGACGGCGGAAGAAAGCAGTCCCGATCTTTACAGAATTGTGGACAAGCAGATCGCCGATCCGTTGAAGCGTGTGCCCGGCGTGGGCGCTGTCGTCTATATCGGCGGTCAGGAAAGACAGATCAATGTGCATTTCGACCGCGAAGCAATAGATGCTTATCACATTTCCGTCCAGCAGATCAGAAATGTTCTCGCCGCTGAAAACCTGAACCTTCCGGTGGGCACCGTCAAGATCGGGAGGAATGAACTCCAGATCAGAGTGGCGGGGCGCTATCGGGATGCAGCGGAAATCGCAAATACGGTGATCGGAAGCAACGGCGACGCGCTTGTGCGGCTCAGAGACGTGGCCACGGTCACCGATGCCTTTGAGGAGCCGCAGGAGTGGGCGCGTTCCGGCAAGCTTCCTGCGATTGCCTTGATTATTCAGAAGCAGTCCGGGACCAACACCGTCAACGTGATCGAAGCCATAAAAGATCGCCTCAAGACACTGAAGACCGAAGTGCCGGCGGATATCGAAATCCACGGGATTCTGGATAACTCAGATCACATTTATGCGATGATCAATAGTTTGACCGAAGCCGCCGTCGTCGGAGGCCTTTTGGTCATTGTCGTCTGTTTCCTGTTTCTCCGGCGGTTTCGCACCAGCCTGGTCGTCTCAATGGCAATTCCTTTTTCGATTATCGTCGCCTTTATCGGCCTCTTCGTCATGGATTATACCATCAACGTCATTTCCATGATGAGTCTTGCCATTGCTGTGGGAATGGTGGTGGACGATGCCATCGTCGTACTTGAAAACATCGTGCGGCATGTGGACGATGGCAAGCCTCCGCAGTTGGCCGCCGTGGAGGGAACATCCGAAGTGGGTATGGCGGTAGCCGCGTCAACATTGACCATTGTAGCTGTCTTCGCCCCTCTTCTCTTAGTGAAAGGGATCGCCGGCATCATCTTTGGTCAGTTGGCGTTCATGATCTTGATTACGATTCTGGCCTCGCTTTTCATTTCATTGACGTTGACCCCCATGGCTGCTTCCCGTTTGCTCCGTTCACGGGATCAAAGAAAGCTCAATCCGGTATTTGTATGGAGCGAGCGTTTGCTGAATGGAATCGAAGCCGGTTATTCTCACGTCCTGGGATGGGGACTAAGGCACCGTAACATTTTGCTTTCACTTATAGTTATTGTATTTATCGGCAGTCTGGCACTGATTCCTTTGGTCGGTACGGAATTTTTCCCCGAAGTGGATTCGGGGGAAGTGGAGGTGGTCCTGGAGATGGCGCAGGGCACCCGAGTGGAGGTCACGGCCGGAACCACGGAAGAAATGCTCAACGCGGTGAACGCCATTCCGGAAATGGAAGCCTCCTATGCCCTGGCAGGTCAGACCAAGAAAGGATTTTTAACAGCCCTCGGTTTTGAAGAGGGAACCGGCATCGGTCGCATCGGAGGGCGTCTCATTGATAAAAAAGAACGGAGTCGCCATGCCAAGGAGGTCGCTTCGGAGCTTCGTGAGCAGGTCATAAAACTGCCGGGCGTTGAGAATTTTTCCGCCAGCGCCGTAAGCGTCATCCAAAAGGCGTTCCTGGGAGGCGGCCGGCCTATCAGCATCGATATTCTGGGCCATGATATCGAGACGACCGACAAAGCCGCCGCAAAGATCCAGCGCATCGTGGAAACCACACCCGGCGCAGTGGATGTCTCTGTCAGCAGAAAGAGACCACGGCCGGAAGTGCGGATTTGTCTTGACCGGGATAAGGCGGCATCCCTGGGATTGAATGTGGCGCTTGTCGCCGACGCATTGAGGACCAACTACTATGGATTCGATGATACGAAGTTCCGGGAGGCGGGTGACGACTTCGACATCGAGTTGCGACTGAAAAAAGACCAGCGGGAAACGATTCGTGAAATCGGGGAAACCCCCATCACCACCCTGACCGGTCAGACCATTAAGCTCCGGAACGTCGCGTCTGTTCGGGAAACCTTTGGGCCCGTGGAGATCGACCGGAAAAACAGGACCCGCGTCACAAAGGTTCAGGCGGGCGTCCAGGGCAGGGTTCTGGGGGATGTGGTACGGGATGTTCGAGAAAAGATGGCCTCTCTTGACCTGCCTCCCGGCGTTTCCATCGAATGGGGCGGGGAGGTGGAGGAACAGCGAAAAGCGTTCCGCGACCTGACCCTCCTTTTGATTCTGGGAATAGTCCTTGTCTACATGGTCATGGCAGGGGAGTTCGAGGATTTCGTTGATCCATTCATCATCATGTTTTCGGTTCCTTTCGCCTTCGCCGGAGTGATATGGGCCTTCGTTGCCACGGCCACTCCGCTCAACCTGATGAGCTTCATCGGGGTAATCATGCTCATGGGCATTGTTGTAAAGAACGCCATTGTGCTCGTGGATTATACCAAGCAACTGAGAGCAGGTGGGATGACGCTAAACGAAGCGGTGGTCACGGGCGGAAAAACACGCCTGAGGCCGGTGCTCATGACGAGTTTGACCACCATATTCGGCATGGTCCCATTAGCCCTTTCCAGAGGGGAAGGCTCTGAAATATGGAATGCACTGGGCATCACGGTCATTGGGGGACTGTCGGTCAGCGGCCTTGTGACATTGATTCTGGTGCCGCTAATGTATTCGCTGGTTCACCGGGGTAAAGCAAAATGA
- a CDS encoding patatin-like phospholipase family protein, whose product MSDDSSGFPKNIGLALGSGSARGWSHIGVLQALAEAGIEIRYVAGTSIGSLVGAACALGKMDVLENFARQLDWKQIVSFLDVTFPRSGLIDGKKISDFFRSHVREMNIEELPLRYCAVATDLATGREVVLNKGDLIEAIRASISVPGIFTPVRKNGGFLVDGGLVNPVPVSAVRKMGADYVIAVDLNHDIIDKRSTAGIAPVDSSVAGMVVQPQPAEWRIAQDLTNRLSEFGSPALSQVRQWLQRDPVPNIFDVLTTAINIMEVQITATRLATDPPDLLIRPKLGDVRFLEFHRAEEAIAEGYREAMVQLKERWKCAAKRDLPGGFLPGRTEDGN is encoded by the coding sequence ATGTCGGACGATAGCTCAGGTTTTCCGAAAAATATCGGCCTGGCTCTGGGTAGCGGCTCCGCACGGGGATGGTCTCATATCGGTGTATTGCAGGCACTAGCTGAGGCAGGAATAGAAATCAGGTACGTCGCCGGCACCAGCATTGGTTCGTTGGTAGGGGCCGCATGTGCCCTTGGCAAAATGGATGTGCTGGAAAATTTTGCCCGTCAGCTCGACTGGAAACAGATTGTTTCCTTCCTGGATGTAACTTTTCCGAGGTCGGGACTCATTGATGGAAAGAAGATCAGCGATTTCTTTCGTTCTCATGTTCGAGAAATGAACATTGAAGAATTACCTCTCCGCTATTGCGCGGTTGCCACCGACCTGGCCACGGGTCGTGAGGTCGTGTTGAACAAAGGGGACCTCATAGAGGCAATCCGCGCGAGCATCTCGGTTCCGGGCATTTTCACGCCGGTCAGGAAAAACGGCGGCTTTCTGGTGGATGGAGGGCTGGTCAACCCCGTGCCGGTGAGCGCTGTCAGGAAAATGGGAGCGGATTACGTCATCGCTGTTGATTTGAACCATGACATTATCGACAAAAGGAGTACCGCCGGCATCGCTCCGGTTGATTCATCGGTGGCAGGTATGGTTGTTCAGCCCCAGCCCGCAGAATGGAGAATCGCGCAGGATCTGACCAACAGGCTCAGCGAATTCGGTTCGCCCGCGTTATCGCAAGTGCGCCAGTGGCTGCAAAGGGACCCCGTGCCAAATATCTTTGATGTGTTGACGACTGCAATCAATATTATGGAAGTGCAGATCACCGCAACAAGATTGGCAACCGATCCGCCCGATCTGCTGATTCGGCCGAAGCTGGGGGATGTTCGTTTTCTCGAATTCCATCGGGCCGAGGAGGCCATTGCCGAGGGGTACCGAGAAGCCATGGTGCAGCTCAAAGAAAGATGGAAGTGTGCCGCCAAAAGAGATTTGCCAGGAGGTTTTTTACCGGGGAGGACGGAAGATGGGAATTAA